In Acidobacteriota bacterium, one genomic interval encodes:
- a CDS encoding DUF1648 domain-containing protein, with translation MIVFFDCLSVVFLALCWWVAVSSYPSLPETIPVHFGISGEPDNWGGRWMIFLLPTIASLIVALDLFLFTRLEGTPKMAPAMKLPLHLMILELTALFAFITWRMSEVAFERAKSLGVRVLLLIVMAMVGTSVWIVIAGKIY, from the coding sequence ATGATCGTTTTCTTCGACTGTCTGTCAGTTGTATTTCTTGCCCTATGTTGGTGGGTAGCCGTCAGCAGTTATCCCAGCTTGCCGGAAACAATTCCGGTCCACTTTGGAATCAGTGGTGAACCAGACAACTGGGGAGGGCGCTGGATGATTTTTCTTCTGCCAACCATTGCGTCGTTGATTGTGGCGCTGGACTTGTTTCTGTTCACACGACTGGAAGGCACACCCAAGATGGCTCCGGCAATGAAACTGCCCTTACATCTGATGATATTGGAACTGACGGCGCTTTTTGCTTTCATCACTTGGCGAATGAGCGAAGTCGCATTTGAACGGGCAAAAAGCCTCGGCGTAAGGGTTCTGCTGTTGATAGTGATGGCAATGGTGGGAACCAGCGTGTGGATAGTAATCGCCGGGAAAATATACTGA